The stretch of DNA ATCCCTATCATGCAGCTGGATTATATTATATACAGGAACCTAGTGCAATGGCGCCCGTTCAGCTTTTAAGTGTAAAACCTGGAGATAAGGTATTAGATCTTTGTGCTGCTCCAGGGGGAAAGTCGGCTCAGATAGGAGCGGCGTTGAAGGGAGAAGGAGTTTTAATATCAAATGAGATACATCCATCTAGGGTTTTGGCATTAGGACAAAATTTGGAACGTATGGGTATAAAGAATGTAGTAATCACCAATGAATCTCCTAAAAAACTAGCTGATAAATTTAATGGCTTCTTTGATAAGATATTGGTGGATGCACCATGTTCAGGGGAAGGTATGTTTAGAAAAGATAGGGATGCACGTGATGAATGGTCCATTTCAAATGTAGAAAAGTGTGCGTTGCGTCAAGAGGAGATATTGGATTATGCCTCTAGTATGTTAAAACCAGGTGGGCGAATGGTATATTCTACTTGTACTTTTTCGTTTGGCGAGAATGAAGGGAATATAAAAAAATTTCTAAACAACCATAGGGATTTTTATATGGAAAATTTAACATATCCTTATGACGTATCTATAGATAAGGGGTATATGGAAGGAACATATCGTATATGGCCCCATAGACAAAAGGGCGAGGGGCACTTTATGGCTATTCTAGGGAAAAAGGGTGAGTTTGTACCGGATTATGGCTATATTCCCGATGATATAGGCAATGAAAAGCAAATAACGCCCTTTTTGGATTTTGTGGCGGATGTATTAACCGATACATGGGATATAAAAAAAATATATCTAAAGGATGGTAAATTATATTTTATACCTGTTGATATATCACTGTTAAAGGGGCTAAAGGTGCTAAGACCTGGTCTTTATATGGGAGAGATAAGAAAAAAGAGATTCATACCAAGTCATGCTCTGGCATTATCTCTTAGGCGGGAGCAGGTAAAGAGGTATGTGGATCTATCTGCAAAAGGAGAAGATATATTAAAGTATATGCAAGGGAACGTTATTTCAATGGATGTTAAGAATGGATGGACGCTTGTACTTGTTGATGGATATTCAATAGGATGGGCAAAGGCAGTAGATGGGATGCTGAAAAATCACTATCCAAAAGGTTTACGTATATCATAATGCCCTTTATAGGGCTTTTTTTGTTTTTAAGGGGTTTTTTCATATGTTATTGACTTGTATAAGAATTAGATGGTAGAATGATTAAAAATAGTAAAAGGTAGAACAGGAGGGTATGATATGGCAAATAAAGATCATAGTCTGGCACATGATGTGTTGGAGATATTGGTTAAGGACTCCAAGATTACAGCAGAAGAGATTGGGATAATGCTAGATGCACCTGTGGAAGATATAAAAAACTGTATAAAAGAGCTTGAAAACAACGGAACTATTGTAAAATACAATACCCTTATAAACTGGGATAAAACAGATCGTGAATATGTGGAGGCCCTCATAGAGGTAAAGGTAACTCCCCAGAGGGATCAAGGGTTTGATGCAATAGCAGAGCGTATATATAAATTTGATGAAGTAACCTCCGTGTATCTAATGTCCGGGGATTATGACCTATGTGTAACGGTGGAAGGTAAAACCATGCGTGAAGTAGCACTTTTTGTTGCTCAAAAACTATCTACATTAGATTCGGTACTTAGCACTGCGACCCATTTTATACTAAAAAAATACAAGGTAGAGGGTATAGTGCTGGAGAAGGACGAAAAGGATAGGAGGCAGGCAATTACGCTATGAACTGGGATGACAAAATATCTAGCAGGGTAAGAACCGTTCCCCCGTCAGGTATTCGTAAATTTTTTGATATAGTAAACCAGATGGAAGATGCCATATCCCTTGGTGTTGGAGAACCGGATTTTGTAACACCATGGAATATAAGGGAGGCTAGCATATATTCTATAGAAAAGGGTATGACATATTATACGTCAAATTGGGGATTGCTTGAGCTTAGGGAGGCTATTAGCCGCTATCTTAGCGGGCGTTTTCAAATAGAATACAATCCTAAAGATGAGATTTTCGTTACTGTAGGTGCTAGTGAGGGTATAGATTTAGCCTTAAGAACTATAATAGAGCCAGGGGATGAAGTATTGATCCCTGATCCGTCATATGTATCATATATGCCATGTGTTACCTTTGCAGGTGGTAAGGCAGTGCCAATTAAGTGTAGTGCAGAGCACGGCTTTAAACTGATGCCAGATAAGCTTAAAGATAGCATTACCCATAGGACAAAGGCATTAATACTCCCCTATCCTAATAATCCTACGGGTGGTATTATGAACAGGGAGGAACTGGAGGCTATAGCACAGGTACTCAATGGTACTGATATAATAGTCATATCGGATGAAATATATGCTGAGCTTACATATGAAGGGAAACATGTAAGTTTTGCCAGTATACCAGGCATGAAAGAGCGTACCATAGTAATAAATGGGTTTTCAAAGGCATTTGCCATGACTGGTTGGCGTATGGGTTATGTTGCAGGCAATAAGGATGTAATAAAGACAATGCTAAAGATACATCAATATACCATGTTATGTGCTCCTATAATGGGTCAGGTAGCCGCATTGGAGGCTTTAAGAAGTGGCTTTGAAGATGATTTTGCCACAGTACGAAATATGGTAGATGAATATAATCACAGGCGTCGTGTAATGTTAAAGGGATTTAGAGATATGGGGCTAGAGTGTTTTGAACCACTTGGTGCCTTTTATGTATTTCCAAGCATAAAGGAAACCGGTATGGAAAGCGAAGAGTTTTGCGAACGTCTTCTTAAAGAACAAAAGGTTGCAGTAGTACCTGGTACTGCATTTGGCCCTAGTGGCGAGGGATTTGTAAGATGTTCATATGCATATTCCGTTGAAAATATAAATGTTGCATTAGATAGGATAGGAGATTTTGTTAGCAAATATATTTAGGAGGTTATTATGTATCACAGGTGGGACGATAATCAAGATGACCGGCCTGATGTAATAGAAGGTGAATATGAAGTATTAGATGGGGACTATAAGGCAAATGATAGTGGTAGAGGAGCATATGGGAATGGGCCTCAATTTATGCTAGATAAGCGCCCTCCATATGTGACGTATACTATTTTAGGCATAAATATAGCCATGTGGCTTATTATGACCATAACAGGACTTGTAACCGGCATGAGCCAATCGGAGCAGCTGTTGCTATTTGGTGCTAAGGTAGACCTTCTTATTGCAGCCGGGCAATACTGGCGACTATTTACTGCAATGTTTCTTCATATAGGACTGGCCCATCTATTTTTCAACTCCTATGCCCTATATATATATGGCCCGGTTGTAGAGAGTCTATTTGGAAAGGCAAAGTTTTTAATCCTATATATTATCTCAGGGCTTATGGGGAGCCTATTTAGCTATATGTTTAGTCTATATCCTGCTGCAGGGGCATCAGGTGCCATATTTGGACTTATGGGTGCGCTACTTTATTTTAAAAAAGTGCGTCCAGATATATATAAAAGGGTATTTGGTCCTACGCTTTTCGTCATTATTGCAGTAAACCTCATATATGGAATAATACAGCCGGGAATTGACAATTGGGGTCATATAGGAGGTCTCATAGGTGGTGTACTTACTGCAAATGCTATAGGACTTTATAAGGAGCGTTTTAAAAAAAAGCAGGTTATAATGTGGATTATAATTATAGCTATTTTTATAATAGGATTGAGATATGGAAGTCTAAAATATGGAAGATTTATACCTCCTAAAAAGGGATTTATCTAGTCCATTGTCAATTGAAGTTGTTTAAGTAAAAGGGAGAAATTTTATGAGTAGGGTAGCTGTTTTTAAATGCAATAAGTACGATGTAGATGTAATAGAGAAACGTATAATTGAAGGTATAGATATCTTAGGTGGTGTGGATAGATATATAAAACCTGGTATGAATGTGCTTCTAAAATGCAATCTCTTGTCTAAAAAGCATCCCGAAGAGGCTGTTACTACCCATCCGGCAGTGGTTGAGGCAGTAGTAAGGATCGTTCAAAAGGCGGGAGGTATACCCATTATAGCAGATAGCCCAGGGGGATTTTTTAATGAAAAGGCATTAAAAGGCATATATAAGGCATGTGGCATGTTAGATGTACAAAAAAATACAGGAGCACAGTTAAATTTTGATACAGGAAGTGTAGATGTCTCCCATCCTGAAGGGAAAATTATAAAATCTTTGACCGTTATAAAGCCACTTAAAGATGTAGATGTGGTAATATCCCTTCCAAAACTTAAGACCCATGGTATGATGGTATATACAGGTGCTGTGAAGAATTTATTTGGCGTAATACCAGGTACATTGAAGGCAGAATATCATCTTCGTATGAAAAGGGCCAGGGACTTTTCCGATATGCTAGTGGACATATGTACATATGTAAAGCCTACTTTAACTATTATGGATGCCATAGTAGGAATGGAAGGGGATGGACCTTCAGCAGGTACGCCCCGTGATATAGGTGCCATACTTTTAAGTGAGGACCCTTTTGCATTGGATGTTACAGCCTGCTCATTGGTAGGTATTCCCCTTGATAAGGTCTTTACTATACAGCGGGCAAAAGAGCGCGGGCTTTGTGCATCCATGGATGATGTGCAAACTGCAGGGGATGATTTTGCATCTATGAAGATAGAAAAATTTAAATTGCCGAAGTCAAGTAGTACTAATTTTTTTGAACGTTGGCTTCCGAATAGTAGGGGTATTACGAATTTTTTAAATAATACATTTGGGCCAAGGCCCCTGTTTGATCATGATATATGCATAGGGTGTAGGGAATGTTATAACCATTGTCCACCTAAAGCCATTACAATGCATGAAAATCGTCCCTATGTGGATCTTAAAAGCTGTATAAGATGTTATTGCTGTCAGGAACTATGTCCTAAAAAGGCAGTTAGCATAAAGCAAAATGCCGTATTTAAGATTTTTAGATAAATTTAAAAGGAGTAGCAGATTAAAATCTAACTACTCCTTTTATAGTCTGAATTATTTTTATTCCACTATATTGACTTCGTGTAGGAATCTATTAAATGCATTACGACCTTTTCTATCTGTTTTGAATACCCCTGCGTGATGGAGTACTCTTAGGCATTTTTCTCCCACTTCATCATGCAATACCT from Xylanivirga thermophila encodes:
- a CDS encoding RsmF rRNA methyltransferase first C-terminal domain-containing protein; translation: MELQALPRDFVDRMKKQLGDESQVFFESYGKGEHKGLRVNTLKIPVDDFVSISPFNMEHVPWTPDGFYYLPESQPGKHPYHAAGLYYIQEPSAMAPVQLLSVKPGDKVLDLCAAPGGKSAQIGAALKGEGVLISNEIHPSRVLALGQNLERMGIKNVVITNESPKKLADKFNGFFDKILVDAPCSGEGMFRKDRDARDEWSISNVEKCALRQEEILDYASSMLKPGGRMVYSTCTFSFGENEGNIKKFLNNHRDFYMENLTYPYDVSIDKGYMEGTYRIWPHRQKGEGHFMAILGKKGEFVPDYGYIPDDIGNEKQITPFLDFVADVLTDTWDIKKIYLKDGKLYFIPVDISLLKGLKVLRPGLYMGEIRKKRFIPSHALALSLRREQVKRYVDLSAKGEDILKYMQGNVISMDVKNGWTLVLVDGYSIGWAKAVDGMLKNHYPKGLRIS
- a CDS encoding rhomboid family intramembrane serine protease, with product MYHRWDDNQDDRPDVIEGEYEVLDGDYKANDSGRGAYGNGPQFMLDKRPPYVTYTILGINIAMWLIMTITGLVTGMSQSEQLLLFGAKVDLLIAAGQYWRLFTAMFLHIGLAHLFFNSYALYIYGPVVESLFGKAKFLILYIISGLMGSLFSYMFSLYPAAGASGAIFGLMGALLYFKKVRPDIYKRVFGPTLFVIIAVNLIYGIIQPGIDNWGHIGGLIGGVLTANAIGLYKERFKKKQVIMWIIIIAIFIIGLRYGSLKYGRFIPPKKGFI
- a CDS encoding Lrp/AsnC family transcriptional regulator; translation: MANKDHSLAHDVLEILVKDSKITAEEIGIMLDAPVEDIKNCIKELENNGTIVKYNTLINWDKTDREYVEALIEVKVTPQRDQGFDAIAERIYKFDEVTSVYLMSGDYDLCVTVEGKTMREVALFVAQKLSTLDSVLSTATHFILKKYKVEGIVLEKDEKDRRQAITL
- a CDS encoding DUF362 domain-containing protein; the protein is MSRVAVFKCNKYDVDVIEKRIIEGIDILGGVDRYIKPGMNVLLKCNLLSKKHPEEAVTTHPAVVEAVVRIVQKAGGIPIIADSPGGFFNEKALKGIYKACGMLDVQKNTGAQLNFDTGSVDVSHPEGKIIKSLTVIKPLKDVDVVISLPKLKTHGMMVYTGAVKNLFGVIPGTLKAEYHLRMKRARDFSDMLVDICTYVKPTLTIMDAIVGMEGDGPSAGTPRDIGAILLSEDPFALDVTACSLVGIPLDKVFTIQRAKERGLCASMDDVQTAGDDFASMKIEKFKLPKSSSTNFFERWLPNSRGITNFLNNTFGPRPLFDHDICIGCRECYNHCPPKAITMHENRPYVDLKSCIRCYCCQELCPKKAVSIKQNAVFKIFR
- a CDS encoding aminotransferase class I/II-fold pyridoxal phosphate-dependent enzyme, with product MNWDDKISSRVRTVPPSGIRKFFDIVNQMEDAISLGVGEPDFVTPWNIREASIYSIEKGMTYYTSNWGLLELREAISRYLSGRFQIEYNPKDEIFVTVGASEGIDLALRTIIEPGDEVLIPDPSYVSYMPCVTFAGGKAVPIKCSAEHGFKLMPDKLKDSITHRTKALILPYPNNPTGGIMNREELEAIAQVLNGTDIIVISDEIYAELTYEGKHVSFASIPGMKERTIVINGFSKAFAMTGWRMGYVAGNKDVIKTMLKIHQYTMLCAPIMGQVAALEALRSGFEDDFATVRNMVDEYNHRRRVMLKGFRDMGLECFEPLGAFYVFPSIKETGMESEEFCERLLKEQKVAVVPGTAFGPSGEGFVRCSYAYSVENINVALDRIGDFVSKYI